From Osmerus eperlanus chromosome 28, fOsmEpe2.1, whole genome shotgun sequence, the proteins below share one genomic window:
- the pomt1 gene encoding protein O-mannosyl-transferase 1 isoform X1 — MLSPIKLPLVIKAEINLILVLVTALGLWTRLHGIQFPKAVVFDEVYYGQFVSLYMKQVFFIDESGPPLGHMILALGAYLGGFDGNFIWKGIGAEYSSNVPVWSLRLLPALAGTLCVPLGYLLVVELGFSHLAALAAAFLLLLENSLIVQSRFMLLESVLTFFLLLAFFSYLRFHNTHQSSPASLAWLMLAGGSCAGAVGVKYMGLFSYLLLLGVASVHTWKLIGERALSHGAVLAQAVLRFACLVLLPALLYLGIFFVHLSLLYRSGPHDQMMSSAFQASLEGGLSRITQGQPLEVAYGSQVTLRSLSSKPIPCWLHSHKANYPVRYESGRGSSHQQQVTCYPFKDVNNWWILKDPGRQELVVSTPPRPVRHGDIIQLLHGMTSRFLNTHDVAAPVSPHAQEVSGYIDFNVSMPAQNLWRVDITNREADREVWKTILSEVRLVHVNTSAVLKLSGSVLPDWGFRQLEVVGDKINKGYQSSGGWNVEEHRYGTSEEQKERELELHSPTHIDTNRDITFMAKFLELQWKMLTVKQEETEHKYSSSPLEWITMDTNIVYWLHSSSNAQIHLVGNLVNCSLANLSLGVYVLLVLSYLLRRRRRIEDIPADAWERLVQAGVVCAGSWAVNYLPFFLMEKTLFLYHYLPALTFLILLVPVVVEHLHTHLLSSPSQQRALHVLMVAGLCSVFLSYRTFSPLTYGQPELDANQLVALRWRDSWDILLHKRKHGPS; from the exons ATGTTGTCGCCCATCAAACTACCACTTGTGATCAAAGCAGAGATCAACCTGATCTTGGTGCTCGTGACAGCTCTTGGACTCTGGACCAGACTCCATGGAATACAATTCCCAAAAGCTGTCGT GTTCGACGAGGTATACTATGGTCAGTTTGTATCTCTGTACATGAAGCAGGTCTTCTTTATAGACGAGAGCGGACCCCCTCTTGGACACATGATCCTAGCTTTgggag CATACCTGGGAGGGTTTGATGGGAACTTTATCTGGAAAGGGATCGGAGCAG aGTACTCCAGTAATGTACCGGTGTGGAGCTTGCGTCTACTGCCAGCGCTAGCAGGCACCCTGTGTGTTCCTCTGGGCTACCTGCTGGTAGTAGAGCTGGGATTCTCTCACCTGGCTGCACTTGCTGCCGCCTTTCTCTTGCTGCTGG AGAACTCGTTGATCGTACAGTCTCGCTTCATGCTGCTGGAGTCAGTGCTCACCTTCTTCCTGCTCCTTGCGTTCTTTTCCTACCTTCGCTTCCACAACACCCACCAAAG ttCTCCAGCCTCGCTAGCATGGCTGATGCTGGCTGGAGGCTCCTGTGCTGGTGCGGTGGG AGTCAAGTACATGGGTCTGTTCTCCTACCTGCTGCTTCTGGGCGTGGCTTCAGTGCATACTTGGAAGCTGATTGGAGAACGAGCACTGAGCCAT ggggcagtgttGGCGCAGGCTGTGCTCAGGTTCGCGTGCCTGGTGCTgcttcctgctctgctctacctGGGCATCTTCTTCGTCCACCTCAGCCTCCTCTACCGCAGCGGGCCGCACGACCAGATGATGAGCAGCGCCTTCCAGGCCAGCCTCGAG GGGGGTTTGTCCAGGATCACACAGGGCCAGCCTCTGGAGGTGGCCTATGGCTCTCAGGTGACTCTCCGCAGCTTGTCCAGTAAACCAATCCCCTGCTGGCTACACTCCCACAAGGCCAACTACCCAGTCAG GTATGAGAGTGGGCGAGGCAGCTCCCACCAGCAGCAGGTCACATGCTACCCCTTTAAAGATGTCAACAACTGGTGGATCCTCAAAGACCCTGGCAG ACAGGAACTCGTTGTGAGCACCCCTCCCCGCCCTGTTCGCCATGGCGATATCATACAGCTGCTTCACGGGATGACATCACGCTTCCTGAACAC CCATGACGTCGCAGCTCCTGTGAGTCCTCATGCCCAGGAAGTGTCAGGATACATCGACTTCAACGTTTCCATGCCTGCGCAGAACCTGTGGAGAGTG gacaTCACCAACAGGGAGGCAGATCGAGAGGTGTGGAAGACCATCCTGTCTGAAGTCCGATTGGTTCACGTCAACACCTCTGCCGTGCTGAAG CTAAGTGGCTCTGTGTTGCCAGACTGGGGCTTCAGGCAGCTGGAGGTGGTTGGAGACAAGATCAACAAAGGCTACCAGTCCAGCGGGGGCTGGAACGTGGAGGAGCATCGCTATGGCACCA gtgaggaacagaaggagcGAGAGTTGGAGCTtcactccccaacacacattgacacaaacCGTGACATCACCTTCATGGCTAAGTTTTTGGAGCTACAG TGGAAGATGCTCACGGTGAAACAGGAAGAGACGGAGCACAAATACAGCTCCTCCCCTCTGGAGTGGATCACCATGGATACCAACATAGTGTACTGGCTGCATTCTTCGAGCAAC GCTCAGATCCACTTGGTTGGTAACCTGGTGAACTGTTCGTTGGCTAACCTGTCTCTGGGGGTGTACGTTCTCCTCGTCCTGTCCTACCTGCTGAGGAGGCGCCGGAGGATCGAGGACATCCCTGCAG ACGCCTGGGAGAGGCTGGTGCAGGCAGGGGTGGTGTGTGCCGGTAGCTGGGCTGTTAACTACCTGCCCTTCTTCCTGATGGAGAAGACCCTGTTCCTGTACCACTACCTACCTGCGCTCACCTTCCTCATTCTGCTCGTACCTGTGGTGGTggaacacctgcacacacacctgctgag CAGTCCTTCCCAGCAGAGAGCCCTCCACGTGCTGATGGTGGCGGGGCTCTGCTCGGTCTTTCTGTCCTATCGGACCTTCAGCCCGCTCACCTACGGCCAACCAGAGCTCGACGCCAACCAGCTGGTCGCCCTGCGATGGAGGGACAGCTGGGATATCCTGCTACACAAACGGAAACACGGCCCGTCGTAG
- the snapc4 gene encoding snRNA-activating protein complex subunit 4, whose translation MFEHKQIDDSDDNDASGSALDAEDLEGERERVQREIEELERSLGTDAIILSDEEDGGIAPEGSEEASEEELDLPQTAESCLQMNLVYQEVLREKMEELEKHLADNKQQQKELVAQMSGPGPSDGCAKNSIPNYNPNNLFMGHFLRPYFKDKLTALGPPANPETKEKNSKENRGAGMAKVKRWTGWQKALLVNSVVRDCMRLMIKPKLTKVEYLTEKISKTDSGAEKQNLRQQIDQLEKEIEEIRAKKEEELTGSRLDEHDWEKIANIDFEGLQDAENIKLFWQNCLHPSINKNIWKDKEIDKLRIVAHKNLCINWELIAEQLGTNRTGFMCLQAFQRYVSKTFKKGPWQPQDDQQLRDLTEKMRVGNFIPYTQMSYFMEGRPASQVMYRWTMVLDPSLKKGHWTPDEDQLLLKAVSKYGAGRWWKIKQDVPGRTDTQCRDRYLDCLREGVKKGPWSPEEMLLLKEMVKKHGEGKWAAISREIPNRLDSQCMTQWSKLKRHKSGLTKKQSRAMRKSVRKRIRKRLQKLEEEEEGSTSEEEDPTQIVYMDSDDETKGEKRKRGAVESETEEEVERLTYLIPPLEKWIPTWDPNARGSGTLNTVFVELPSVNSSQEVPDTSGLNHGQPSSSVHPSQDPPTHQNVMVRSTILDRFGNYLESVVGDNPAVLAKKDRHSLLAMLKVPFAEIKELMLWRGVCASRKRNSFRSGPVRTFHRPSSMTSNTSLHHALLVAVTPWVGNLLLPAPLTKNRPWKLDVVRERAEALELTSTPVFKFFLQALRVDTDGCKKIIQHRQNPQRMQLVPVQPVQNRQTTFQSTVANRLQQVRKIPGNSMTQQNSRQSAAPISSVFMGPSPVFITQPIVQGQRLPVQAHSLPVQGTRIPVRASPLPVPGVPMVRFVVAKGQKPVPLNTTLPGPLTSPSPHILCLQSPPIPSSSSNFNPLTCSANTLSTPTILRVPLQTNSFRSPPGRTIVAEISVSPKVSSPAVGKRARKPTEKVKALLEKGKRADGVSPRRKRTCKEAAPEPKALLKTDGKSPGFRKTCMQIAPKADPQTCSPTPWTITNEKPAPPPPLDINIVYSIAGQRSLRPKQPDSQQTPSTNAITNDHSSYTMSTNPGTALTQSYSPNLNPQTTITNSTATTTFSTNSGQAFALSTNPDPGLTPSTSLPAVCGLVQRVSQSSAVPVDSPQSPRCALNGSTQSQPGSGPTQSQPNPGPTSSVPMFFLQSNSTPWPHGLSPFSPLQQQFSPGPCRPYILHVQQPGTPGPGPVFRHPSPGTIPFLRQLSPGSGPFPMQQGHPGSRPILRQNPTTLIRHVSPGPQLFFRPVSPGMTVPLPTHTATPSLPSNVIIVDATEPSFKPEPLRFDPSLILTEEPAQVIEWLTGKTGVVLPKLEVALPYLPPFSSNLASLSALLRHKKSLTTSALQLLPPEEQGASEEEKVAAVREVIAERFGTNPAYLMLKARFLSCYTLPAFLATLNPVNVEADSRSNSPTLDNGEGEEQTDYRLSKRAKVRDGSTRMQSSLLVTDGTGAPAAHYSGIPCNQSHLQS comes from the exons ATGTTCGAGCATAAACAGATTG ATGATTCGGACGACAATGACGCTTCGGGTTCTGCTTTG GATGCAGAGGacctggagggtgagagggagagagttcaAAGAGAGATTGAGGAGTTGGAGCGCTCTCTAGGGACTGATGCAATCATTCTGTCTG atgaggaggatggagggattgcACCAGAGGGG AGTGAGGAGGCCAGTGAGGAGGAGCTTGATCTGCCTCAGACGGCGGAGTCCTGCCTGCAGATGAACCTGGTCTACCAGGAAGTCCtgagggagaagatggaggagctggagaagcatCTGGCTGACAACAAGCAACAGCAG AAAGAGCTAGTGGCTCAAATGTCGGGACCAGGCCCTTCAGACGGCTGTGCCAAGAACTCCATACCTAACTACAACCCTAACAACCTGTTCATGGGACATTTCCTCAGACCCTACTTCAAGGACAAGCTCACAGCCCTG GGACCCCCAGCCAACCCAGAGACTAAGGAGAAGAACAGCAAAGAGAACAGGGGGGCGGGGATGGCGAAAGTAAAAAGAT GGACAGGCTGGCAGAAGGCACTCCTGGTCAACTCTGTGGTCAGGGACTGTATGAGGCTGATGATTAAACCCAAACTGACCAA GGTGGAATATCTGACCGAGAAGATTTCTAAAACGGACAGTGGAGCCGAGAAGCAGAACCTGCGCCAGCAGATCGACCAGTTAGAGAAGGAAATAGAAGAGATCAG GgcgaagaaggaggaggagctgactgGTAGCCGCCTTGATGAACACGACTGGGAGAAGATCGCCAATATTGAT TTCGAAGGTCTGCAGGATGCGGAGAACATCAAGCTTTTCTGGCAAAACTGCCTTCACCCCTCAATCAACAAGAACATCTGGAAGGATAAAGAGATCGACAAGCTTAGGATCGTAGCGCACAAAAACCTCTGCATCAATTGGGAGCTGATTGCTGAACAGCTGGGG ACCAACAGGACAGGCTTCATGTGTCTGCAGGCCTTCCAGCGCTACGTCTCCAAGACCTTCAAAAAGGGCCCCTGGCAACCTCAAGACGACCAGCAACTCAGAGATCTGACGGAGAAGATGCGAGTTGGAAACTTCATCCCCTACACGCAGA TGTCGTACTTCATGGAAGGGAGACCCGCTTCACAGGTGATGTACCGCTGGACCATGGTTCTAGACCCATCCCTCAAAAAAGGGCACTGGACCCCAGATGAAGACCAG ctgctcCTGAAAGCTGTGTCCAAGTATGGCGCCGGGAGGTGGTGGAAGATAAAGCAAGACGTCCCAGGCAGGACTGACACCCAATGCCGCGACAG GTACCTGGACTGcttgagagagggtgtgaagaAGGGTCCCTGGTCTCCAGAGGAGATGTTGTTACtgaaagaaatggtgaaaaaACATGGAGAAG GGAAGTGGGCTGCGATCTCCAGGGAGATCCCAAACAGACTGGACTCCCAGTGTATGACTCAGTGGAGTAAGTTAAAGCGGCACAAA AGCGGGTTGACAAAGAAGCAGTCCAGAGCGATGAGGAAGAGTGTGAGAAAAAGGATCAGGAAGAGActgcagaagctggaggaggaagaggagggatccACCTCGGAGGAAGAAGATCCGACACAAATCGTTTACATGGACAGCGATGATGAGACCAAGGGGGAAAAGCGAAAAAGGGGGGCTGTGGAGAGCGAGACGGAGGAGGAAGTTGAGAGACTTACTTACTTGATCCCCCCCCTCGAAAAATGGATTCCAACATGGGACCCTAATGCCAGGGGCTCTGGGACCCTAAATACTGTGTTTGTAGAGCTGCCAAGTGTTAACTCCTCTCAAGAGGTTCCTGACACATCTGGACTTAACCATGGCCAGCCTAGCAGCTCAGTACACCCCAGCcaggacccccccacacaccagaATGTAATGGTTCGCTCCACCATCCTGGATCGCTTTGGAAACTACTTGGAATCTGTGGTGGGGGACAACCCTGCAGTACTGGCCAAGAAG GATCGCCACAGTCTGCTGGCCATGCTCAAGGTGCCGTTCGCAGAAATCAAGGAGCTGATGCTCTGGAGAGGAGTCTGTGCCTCCAGGAAG aggaacAGCTTCCGGTCCGGTCCAGTGAGAACGTTCCACAGGCCGTCCAGCATGACCAGCAACACCAGTCTGCACCACGCCCTCCTGGTGGCGGTCACCCCCTGGGTGGGCAACCTGCTGCTGCCCGCGCCCCTCACCAAGAACAGACCCTGGAAAC tggacgTGGTtcgagagagagcagaagcgTTGGAACTCACCAGCACCCCAGTGTTCAAGTTCTTTCTGCAG GCGCTCCGCGTCGACACCGACGGCTGCAAGAAGATCATCCAGCATCGCCAGAATCCGCAgagg ATGCAGCTCGTTCCTGTCCAGCCTG TGCAAAATCGGCAGACAACGTTTCAAAGCACGGTGGCCAACAGGCTACAGCAAGTCAGAAAAATACCTGGGAACTCGATGACACAGCAGAATAGTCGACAATCTGCAGCTCCGATCTCATCAGTCTTCATGGGTCCTTCACCTGTGTTCATCACGCAGCCCATAGTACAGGGTCAACGACTTCCTGTACAAGcccactcacttcctgtccaaggCACCAGAATTCCTGTCCGGgcatctcctcttcctgtccctggAGTTCCAATGGTTAGATTTGTCGTGGCGAAGGGTCAGAAACCCGTCCCCCTCAACACCACCCTACCAGgccccctcacatccccctccccacacatccTCTGCCTCCAATCCCCCCCTATCCCGTCATCCAGTTCCAACTTTAACCCCCTAACCTGCAGTGCTAACACATTATCCACCCCTACCATTCTGCGTGTCCCCCTCCAAACAAACTCCTTCCGGTCACCTCCAGGCAGGACCATCGTAGCAGAGATCAGCGTGTCTCCCAAGGTGAGCAGTCCCGCTGTGGGGAAACGAGCTCGTAAACCGACCGAAAAGGTCAAAGCTCTCTTGGAGAAAGGCAAAAGGGCCGATGGAGTGTCACCCAGACGCAAGAGAACCTGCAAAGAAGCTGCTCCTGAACCCAAAGCCCTCCTGAAGACTGATGGAAAGTCGCCCGGATTCAGGAAAACCTGCATGCAGATCGCTCCTAAAGCCGACCCTCAGACATGCTCTCCCACGCCCTGGACCATCACAAATGAAaagccagctcctcctcctcccttggaTATAAACATTGTCTATTCCATAGCCGGCCAGCGGTCCCTCCGCCCGAAACAGCCGGATAGCCAACAGACACCATCCACCAACGCTATAACCAACGATCATTCAAGCTATACAATGTCCACCAATCCTGGTACTGCTCTGACGCAATCTTACAGTCcaaacctaaaccctcagacaACCATCACAAATTCCACCGCAACTACTACATTTTCCACCAATTCTGGCCAAGCTTTTGCACTCTCCACCAATCCTGATCCAGGTCTCACACCCTCCACCAGTCTTCCTGCAGTCTGTGGTCTGGTGCAAAGGGTGAGCCAGTCATCTGCCGTGCCCGTAGACTCTCCACAATCTCCAAGGTGTGCCCTCAATGGTTCCACCCAATCACAGCCTGGCTCTGGTCCCACCCAATCACAACCTAATCCAGGACCCACCAGTTCTGTTCCTATGTTTTTTCTACAATCAAATTCTACCCCATGGCCCCATGGTTTATCCCCCTTTAGTCCGCTGCAACAACAGTTTTCACCTGGTCCTTGCAGACCTTACATCTTACATGTTCAGCAACCAGGGACCCCAGGACCAGGGCCTGTGTTCAGGCATCCCTCCCCAGGAACAATCCCCTTCCTCAGGCAGTTGTCTCCAGGGTCTGGCCCCTTCCCTATGCAGCAGGGCCATCCTGGATCCAGGCCGATCCTAAGACAGAACCCCACTACTCTCATCAGGCATGTTTCCCCAGGACCACAACTTTTCTTCAGGCCAGTATCTCCAGGAATGACTGTCCCCCTGCCCACGCACACAGCCACGCCAAGCCTGCCCAGCAATGTGATCATAGTCGACGCCACAGAGCCCAGTTTCAAACCCGAGCCCCTCCGCTTCGACCCCTCCTTGATACTAACGGAGGAGCCGGCGCAGGTGATCGAATGGCTGACTGGCAAGACGGGCGTGGTGCTGCCGAAGCTGGAGGTGGCCTTGCCCTACCTGCCTCCCTTCTCCAGCAACCTGGCCTCCCTGTCTGCTTTGCTCAGGCACAAGAAGTCCCTGACCACCTCCGCTTTGCAGCTGCTGCCCCCGGAAGAGCAGGGCGCcagcgaggaggagaaggtggccgCCGTCAGGGAGGTGATAGCGGAACGCTTCGGGACGAACCCTGCGTACCTCATGCTCAAGGCTCGCTTCCTGTCCTGCTACACCCTGCCCGCTTTTCTCGCCACGCTCAACCCGGTCAACGTGGAGGCTGATTCGAGGTCAAACTCTCCAACCTTGGACAATGGCGAGGGTGAAGAGCAGACGGATTATAGACTAAGTAAACGGGCAAAAGTCAGAGATGGATCTACAAGAATGCAG AGTTCCTTGCTGGTAACAGACGGTACTGGCGCACCTGCCGCTCACTACTCTGGCATCCCCTGCAACCAGAGCCACCTCCAATCCTAA
- the pomt1 gene encoding protein O-mannosyl-transferase 1 isoform X2: MLSPIKLPLVIKAEINLILVLVTALGLWTRLHGIQFPKAVVFDEVYYGQFVSLYMKQVFFIDESGPPLGHMILALGAYLGGFDGNFIWKGIGAEYSSNVPVWSLRLLPALAGTLCVPLGYLLVVELGFSHLAALAAAFLLLLENSLIVQSRFMLLESVLTFFLLLAFFSYLRFHNTHQSSPASLAWLMLAGGSCAGAVGVKYMGLFSYLLLLGVASVHTWKLIGERALSHGAVLAQAVLRFACLVLLPALLYLGIFFVHLSLLYRSGPHDQMMSSAFQASLEGGLSRITQGQPLEVAYGSQVTLRSLSSKPIPCWLHSHKANYPVRYESGRGSSHQQQVTCYPFKDVNNWWILKDPGRQELVVSTPPRPVRHGDIIQLLHGMTSRFLNTHDVAAPVSPHAQEVSGYIDFNVSMPAQNLWRVDITNREADREVWKTILSEVRLVHVNTSAVLKLSGSVLPDWGFRQLEVVGDKINKGYQSSGGWNVEEHRYGTSEEQKERELELHSPTHIDTNRDITFMAKFLELQWKMLTVKQEETEHKYSSSPLEWITMDTNIVYWLHSSSNAQIHLVGNLVNCSLANLSLGVYVLLVLSYLLRRRRRIEDIPADAWERLVQAGVVCAGSWAVNYLPFFLMEKTLFLYHYLPALTFLILLVPVVVEHLHTHLLSPSQQRALHVLMVAGLCSVFLSYRTFSPLTYGQPELDANQLVALRWRDSWDILLHKRKHGPS, translated from the exons ATGTTGTCGCCCATCAAACTACCACTTGTGATCAAAGCAGAGATCAACCTGATCTTGGTGCTCGTGACAGCTCTTGGACTCTGGACCAGACTCCATGGAATACAATTCCCAAAAGCTGTCGT GTTCGACGAGGTATACTATGGTCAGTTTGTATCTCTGTACATGAAGCAGGTCTTCTTTATAGACGAGAGCGGACCCCCTCTTGGACACATGATCCTAGCTTTgggag CATACCTGGGAGGGTTTGATGGGAACTTTATCTGGAAAGGGATCGGAGCAG aGTACTCCAGTAATGTACCGGTGTGGAGCTTGCGTCTACTGCCAGCGCTAGCAGGCACCCTGTGTGTTCCTCTGGGCTACCTGCTGGTAGTAGAGCTGGGATTCTCTCACCTGGCTGCACTTGCTGCCGCCTTTCTCTTGCTGCTGG AGAACTCGTTGATCGTACAGTCTCGCTTCATGCTGCTGGAGTCAGTGCTCACCTTCTTCCTGCTCCTTGCGTTCTTTTCCTACCTTCGCTTCCACAACACCCACCAAAG ttCTCCAGCCTCGCTAGCATGGCTGATGCTGGCTGGAGGCTCCTGTGCTGGTGCGGTGGG AGTCAAGTACATGGGTCTGTTCTCCTACCTGCTGCTTCTGGGCGTGGCTTCAGTGCATACTTGGAAGCTGATTGGAGAACGAGCACTGAGCCAT ggggcagtgttGGCGCAGGCTGTGCTCAGGTTCGCGTGCCTGGTGCTgcttcctgctctgctctacctGGGCATCTTCTTCGTCCACCTCAGCCTCCTCTACCGCAGCGGGCCGCACGACCAGATGATGAGCAGCGCCTTCCAGGCCAGCCTCGAG GGGGGTTTGTCCAGGATCACACAGGGCCAGCCTCTGGAGGTGGCCTATGGCTCTCAGGTGACTCTCCGCAGCTTGTCCAGTAAACCAATCCCCTGCTGGCTACACTCCCACAAGGCCAACTACCCAGTCAG GTATGAGAGTGGGCGAGGCAGCTCCCACCAGCAGCAGGTCACATGCTACCCCTTTAAAGATGTCAACAACTGGTGGATCCTCAAAGACCCTGGCAG ACAGGAACTCGTTGTGAGCACCCCTCCCCGCCCTGTTCGCCATGGCGATATCATACAGCTGCTTCACGGGATGACATCACGCTTCCTGAACAC CCATGACGTCGCAGCTCCTGTGAGTCCTCATGCCCAGGAAGTGTCAGGATACATCGACTTCAACGTTTCCATGCCTGCGCAGAACCTGTGGAGAGTG gacaTCACCAACAGGGAGGCAGATCGAGAGGTGTGGAAGACCATCCTGTCTGAAGTCCGATTGGTTCACGTCAACACCTCTGCCGTGCTGAAG CTAAGTGGCTCTGTGTTGCCAGACTGGGGCTTCAGGCAGCTGGAGGTGGTTGGAGACAAGATCAACAAAGGCTACCAGTCCAGCGGGGGCTGGAACGTGGAGGAGCATCGCTATGGCACCA gtgaggaacagaaggagcGAGAGTTGGAGCTtcactccccaacacacattgacacaaacCGTGACATCACCTTCATGGCTAAGTTTTTGGAGCTACAG TGGAAGATGCTCACGGTGAAACAGGAAGAGACGGAGCACAAATACAGCTCCTCCCCTCTGGAGTGGATCACCATGGATACCAACATAGTGTACTGGCTGCATTCTTCGAGCAAC GCTCAGATCCACTTGGTTGGTAACCTGGTGAACTGTTCGTTGGCTAACCTGTCTCTGGGGGTGTACGTTCTCCTCGTCCTGTCCTACCTGCTGAGGAGGCGCCGGAGGATCGAGGACATCCCTGCAG ACGCCTGGGAGAGGCTGGTGCAGGCAGGGGTGGTGTGTGCCGGTAGCTGGGCTGTTAACTACCTGCCCTTCTTCCTGATGGAGAAGACCCTGTTCCTGTACCACTACCTACCTGCGCTCACCTTCCTCATTCTGCTCGTACCTGTGGTGGTggaacacctgcacacacacctgctgag TCCTTCCCAGCAGAGAGCCCTCCACGTGCTGATGGTGGCGGGGCTCTGCTCGGTCTTTCTGTCCTATCGGACCTTCAGCCCGCTCACCTACGGCCAACCAGAGCTCGACGCCAACCAGCTGGTCGCCCTGCGATGGAGGGACAGCTGGGATATCCTGCTACACAAACGGAAACACGGCCCGTCGTAG